One Osmerus mordax isolate fOsmMor3 chromosome 16, fOsmMor3.pri, whole genome shotgun sequence genomic window carries:
- the cldn1 gene encoding claudin-1 — MANAGLQLLGLSLAFVGFIGIIASTVMAEWKMSSYAGDNIITAQAIYEGLWKSCVSQSTGQVQCKVYDSILHLPAMVQGTRGLMLVSIIICLISMLVAIVGMKCTTILEDQKQQKNKVAMVGGIMFIISGLFALVGTSWYGHRIAQEFYDPFTPTNARYEFGAALFVGWGAACLTIIGGAFLCCNCSSGGPTKSPHYPPSRPGPASGTDRV, encoded by the exons ATGGCAAACGCGGGACTGCAGCTCCTCGGTCTTTCTTTGGCTTTCGTTGGCTTTATTGGAATTATAGCATCCACTGTCATGGCCGAATGGAAGATGTCGTCGTATGCAGGAGACAACATTATAACGGCTCAAGCCATATATGAAGGGTTATGGAAGTCCTGCGTCTCACAGAGCACCGGTCAAGTCCAGTGCAAAGTGTACGACTCAATTCTCCATCTACCAG CCATGGTTCAGGGCACGCGAGGCCTGATGCTCGTCTCCATCATTATCTGCCTCATCTCCATGCTGGTGGCCATCGTGGGCATGAAGTGTACCACTATTCTGGAGGACCAGAAGCAGCAAAAGAACAAGGTGGCCATGGTTGGAGGAATCATGTTCATCATCTCAG GTCTGTTTGCTCTAGTGGGTACGTCCTGGTATGGACACAGAATAGCTCAGGAATTCTATGACCCCTTCACTCCCACCAATGCCAG ATATGAGTTTGGCGCGGCTCTCTTTGTGGGCTGGGGTGCTGCCTGCCTGACTATCATAGGCGGAGCCTTCCTGTGCTGCAACTGCTCCAGTGGGGGGCCAACAAAGTCTCCCCATTACCCTCCATCCCGCCCTGGACCTGCATCTGGAACTGACCGTGTTTAG
- the zgc:153913 gene encoding carboxypeptidase N subunit 2 gives MDRNIGITLCLMLKLCYQDHTMSETHCPARCHCFTPTRAICSEERMLTMPRNISQVRELVVMTTGLSYLDTNTFQENPRLAKLVFLNNLLREVSVRAFDPLPGLEELEISGNSWLERLYPGTFRKQVNLTRLLLNFNRFQTVTPGIFDSLQNLETLQLKGNLISHLPGLLFQNLTSLRSLDLSQNALTRVDRELLTGLTQLETLILGYNQITGLSPDSFHNVSQMRELYLDGNKISDLPHGIFSNLTKLEVLSLRGNLITNVSHRTFPFSLKELNLNNNKLSELSFNPFTSLTALTQLYLSSNRLHELPVDLLRNLTALQVVDLSDNQLTSLPEEIFMELSDIKVVHLHNNNLSSIKPRLFEHQVLLEQLYLSQNNLQNLPLGLLDYFLSENMIRLHGNPWNCDCNIQYMYDWMGENHRYVEDLSKMLCAGPVPLRGQSLASVHRDQLVCPMQRSPQPSHCTLHTDNDTLIIKCKVDKCSPLKLKVQLYEDDGRTAEYIFKNETSQCSNSTITV, from the coding sequence ATGGACAGAAACATTGGCATCACACTTTGTCTGATGCTAAAGCTCTGTTACCAGGACCACACAATGTCTGAAACACATTGTCCTGCACGATGCCATTGTTTCACACCAACTAGAGCCATCTGTTCTGAAGAGCGCATGTTAACAATGCCCAGGAACATCTCGCAGGTGAGGGAGCTGGTTGTCATGACAACAGGACTAAGTTACTTGGACACAAACACCTTTCAGGAGAACCCCAGACTGGCCAAGCTGGTCTTCCTCAACAACCTCCTTCGAGAGGTCTCGGTCAGGGCATTCGATCCCTTGCCGGGGCTGGAGGAGTTGGAGATCAGTGGCAACTCTTGGCTGGAACGTTTGTACCCGGGCACATTCAGGAAACAGGTCAACCTCACCAGACTCCTGCTCAATTTCAACAGGTTCCAGACTGTGACTCCTGGCATCTTTGATTCTCTTCAGAACCTGGAAACACTGCAGCTGAAGGGAAACCTTATCTCCCacctccccggcctcctctTCCAGAACCTCACCAGTCTCCGCTCCCTGGACCTGTCCCAGAATGCACTCACAAGAGTGGATAGAGAGCTTCTCACAGGCCTCACCCAACTGGAGACCCTGATACTGGGCTACAATCAAATCACTGGGCTCTCGCCAGactcttttcacaatgtatctCAGATGAGAGAGCTCTACCTGGATGGAAACAAGATATCAGACCTCCCCCATGGCATCTTTTCAAATTTAACCAAGCTAGAGGTGCTGAGTCTTCGTGGAAACTTAATCACAAATGTGAGTCACAGAACCTTTCCTTTCAGCTTGAAAGAGCTGaatctcaacaacaacaagttATCTGAACTCTCATTCAACCCGTTCACCAGCCTGACAGCTCTCACTCAGCTCTACCTATCCTCCAACCGGCTGCATGAGCTTCCGGTGGACTTGCTCCGGAACCTCACAGCCCTGCAGGTGGTGGACCTTTCTGACAACCAGCTCACCTCGCTTCCTGAGGAGATCTTCATGGAGTTGAGTGACATCAAAGTGGTCCACTTACACAACAACAACCTGAGCTCCATTAAACCCCGACTGTTTGAGCACCAGGTTCTCCTGGAGCAGCTCTACCTCTCACAGAACAACCTTCAGAATCTCCCACTGGGCCTTCTTGACTATTTCCTGTCCGAGAACATGATCAGGTTACACGGGAACCCGTGGAATTGTGACTGTAACATACAATACATGTACGACTGGATGggagaaaaccacagatatgtGGAAGATCTTAGTAAGATGCTTTGTGCAGGCCCTGTGCCTCTGAGGGGACAAAGTCTGGCTTCTGTACACAGGGACCAGTTAGTCTGTCCCATGCAGAGGAGCCCACAGCCCAGCCATTGCACCCTCCACACTGATAATGACACTTTGATCATCAAGTGTAAGGTTGATAAATGTTCCCCTTTGAAGCTCAAGGTTCAGTTATATGAGGATGATGGCCGTACAGCTGAGTACATTTTTAAGAATGAAACTTCACAATGTAGTAACAGCACCATAACTGTGTAG
- the LOC136959303 gene encoding transcription factor HES-1-B-like — protein MPADTFGKASPSSVAATPASVNGTPDKPRTASEHRKSSKPIMEKRRRARINDSLGQLKTLILEALKKDTSRNSKLEKADILEMTVKHLRNIQRLQMTAAVNLDPSLMGKYRAGFSECIGEVTHFLSTCEGVNAEVRTRLLSHLAGCVSQINPVNYATQRLIPTYPPQPALSQAIAHIPSATPQLNGMPCKSVSPVSIHPEAFKLYSGLQIVPATTDGHFAFLIPGAALASLNAQSGHPALAVAMSPGAPSVTLDSVWRPW, from the exons ATGCCTGCCGATACATTTGGAAAAGCATCCCCATCATCTGTTGCTGCCACCCCTGCGAGCGTTAATGGCACTCCGGATAAACCCAGAACTGCCTCTGAGCACCGAAAG TCCTCAAAGCCTATAATGGAGAAGAGACGACGAGCACGAATAAACGACAGCCTGGGTCAGCTAAAAACTCTTATTCTAGAGGCATTAAAGAAGGAC ACCTCCAGAAATTCGAAGCTTGAGAAGGCAGACATTCTTGAGATGACAGTGAAACACCTAAGGAACATACAGCGTCTGCAAATGACTG CTGCTGTTAACTTAGATCCATCCTTAATGGGCAAGTACAGAGCGGGTTTTAGCGAGTGCATTGGTGAAGTCACTCATTTTCTGTCGACGTGTGAAGGCGTCAACGCCGAGGTCAGGACTAGACTTCTCAGCCACTTGGCCGGCTGCGTGTCGCAGATCAACCCGGTGAATTACGCAACTCAGCGCCTGATTCCCACATATCCTCCGCAACCGGCGCTTTCCCAAGCCATTGCACATATTCCGAGTGCTACTCCACAGTTGAATGGAATGCCCTGCAAAAGTGTTTCGCCCGTCAGCATCCACCCGGAGGCGTTTAAGTTATACAGTGGCCTCCAAATTGTACCGGCGACAACCGATGGACATTTTGCTTTCCTTATTCCCGGCGCAGCTCTGGCGTCCTTAAATGCGCAAAGCGGCCATCCAGCGCTTGCCGTGGCGATGTCACCTGGCGCGCCCTCGGTCACTCTAGACTCAGTGTGGAGACCATGGTAG
- the LOC136958620 gene encoding polyamine-transporting ATPase 13A3-like gives MMSNRMENKELKILNQGTEDEMEVWGYRPCPWKMVLVGVGALCSGGLLLLLLYWLPEWGVKGTCTHTTIREAHTLLLRSTDEFRRWFRSTVRVMLSPGRRPFDNLELPNAAHVPNGDRAYSASQEESQEKDIHGQHVQIRYFTLHSTKYYWNDLTQNFEVYKGLEDMRVSCSSIHSDHSSGINKLLQNYRRLFFEVNEIAVRVPSVFKLLIKEVLNPFYIFQLFSVILWSSEEYYYYAAAIVFMSVISIATSLYTVKKQYVMLHDMVASHSVVRVSVCRGSKEIEEAMSTDLVPGDVIVIPTNGMIMPCDAVLVQGTCIVNESMLTGESVPVTKTSLPSSGDEGACIYNTEEHKRHTLFCGTHIIQTRFYTGELVKAVVVRTGFSTEKGMLVRSILYPKPTDFKLYRDAYLFLLCLVGVACIGFVYTVVLSIINKVPAKTIVVESLDIITITVPPALPAAMTAGIVYAQRRLKNAGIFCISPQRINMCGQLNLVCFDKTGTLTEDGLDLWGIQTVEEGSFSPPEDDPAKEGLVKTAFVAGMACCHSLTKIEGELSGDPLDLKMFNATGWILEEPTEEETALHNPIMPTVVRPPKQGAPGASQSASPSQNMELSELTAYEIGIVRQFPFSSALQRMSVVVRRLGEKRMDVYLKGAPEVVASLCKQDTVPESFTETLESYTRQGFRVIALAHRQLEAKLSWHKVQSLNRDLIENNMEFLGLIIMQNKLKEETAGVLEELRQANIRMVMVTGDNMLTAVSVARDCGMIAPHERVIIAAAAPPRDTQPARISWQYTDDCEQLTHKDSQPVDISLEEHAYSEQPRQRFHFAMSGRSFAVITEYFPDLLQKLLLHTTVFARMAPDQKTQLVEVLQSLDYTVGMCGDGANDCGALKRAHSGISLSELEASVASPFTSSTSNISCVPNLIREGRAALITSFCVFKFMALYSMIQYISVTLLYSVLSNLGDFQFLFIDVAIILIIAFTMSLNPAWKELVSRRPPSSLISGPLLFSVLTQILTCLAFQVLAFLWVRGQSWYEVWTPLSDACNVSSNNLSHGPNITLPHDHKNIRNYENTTLFYVSSFQYLTVAIIFSKGKPFRQPSYKNWPFMLSCLGLYIFLCLIMLYPVPAIDNFLEIVCVPHAWRMTVVVIVILNTAVSFLLETLVLDIILWRLVFSRDKLGGSHDMASATRSPQSSNDRWGSAILSWLFCRKKTPRARYMHLTQELQDHPDWPPKPSTLTYAPSAPHISVSL, from the exons ATGATGTCTAACAGGATGGAGAACAAAGAGTTGAAGATCCTCAATCAGGGCACGGAAGATGAGATG gaggtgtgggggtaccgGCCGTGCCCCTGGAAGatggtcttggtgggggtgggggcgctGTGCTCGGGGGGGCTTCTGTTACTGCTGCTCTACTGGCTCCCTGAGTGGGGAGTCAAagggacctgcacacacacgactatccgagaggcacacacactcctactccGGTCCACG GACGAGTTCAGGCGCTGGTTTCGGAGCACGGTGCGAGTGATGCTGTCTCCAGGAAGGAGGCCCTTTGACAACCTGGAACTCCCAAACGCTGCCCACGTCCCCAACGGTGACCGAGCCTACAGCGCCTCTCAGGAAGAGAGTCAGGAGAAAGACATCCATGGTCAGCATGTCCAG atTCGCTACTTCACCCTCCACAGCACAAAATACTATTGGAATGATCTGACACAGAATTTTGAAGTGTATAA AGGCTTGGAAGATATGAGGGTGAGCTGCTCCAGTATCCACTCTGACCACAGCTCGGGTATCAACAAACTGCTTCAgaactacag GAGATTGTTTTTTGAGGTCAATGAAATTGCAGTGAGGGTACCCTCAGTGTTCAAGCTCTTGATAAAAGAG GTGCTGAATCCCTTCTACATCTTCCAGCTCTTCAGTGTGATTCTGTGGAGCTCAGAGGAGTACTACTACTATGCAGCCGCCATTGTCTTCATGTCTGTCATCTCAATAGCCACCTCACTGTATACCGTCAAAAAG CAATACGTGATGCTTCACGACATGGTGGCGTCCCACAGCGTCGTACGCGTCTCCGTGTGCAGAGGAAGCAAAG AGATCGAGGAGGCCATGTCCACAGACCTGGTCCCTGGTGATGTCATCGTCATCCCAACCAATGGGATGATCATGCCATGTGACGCAGTCCTGGTCCAAGGCACCTGCATCGTCAACGAGAGCATGCTCACAG GAGAGAGTGTTCCTGTCACCAAGACCAGCCTGCCCAGCTCAGGGGACGAGGGAGCCTGCATCTACAACACAGAGGAGCAtaagagacacacactcttctgtGGCACACACATCATCCAGACACGCTTCTACACCGGAGAACTGGTCAAAGCAGTGGTGGTCAGGACAG GCTTCAGCACAGAGAAGGGAATGCTAGTACGCTCCATCTTGTACCCCAAACCTACAGACTTCAAGCTGTACAGAGACGCCTACCTATTCCTGCTGTGTCTGGTGGGCGTGGCTTGCATCGGCTTTGTCTACACTGTCGTCCTGAGCATCATAAATAAG GTTCCCGCCAAAACCATTGTGGTGGAGTCTCTggacatcatcaccatcaccgtgCCCCCAGCTCTGCCAGCAGCCATGACAGCTGGTATAGTCTACGCCCAGCGCCGCCTGAAGAACGCCGGCATCTTCTGCATCAGTCCCCAGAGGATCAACATGTGCGGGCAGCTTAACCTGGTCTGCTTCGACAAG ACGGGCACGCTCACTGAGGACGGCCTGGACCTCTGGGGGATTCAGACTGTTGAAGAGGGCAG CTTCTCGCCTCCAGAAGACGACCCTGCCAAAGAAGGCCTGGTCAAGACTGCGTTCGTGGCCGGCATGGCCTGCTGCCACTCTCTGACCAAGATCGAAGGAGAGCTCTCCGGAGATCCGCTGGACCTCAAGATGTTCAACGCCACCGGCTGG ATCCTGGAGGAGCCCACTGAGGAGGAGACTGCCCTCCACAATCCCATAATGCCCACTGTGGTACGGCCGCCCAAGCAGGGCGCCCCCGGGGCCAGCCAGAGTGCCAGCCCGTCCCAGAACATG GAGCTCTCTGAGCTGACG GCGTACGAGATCGGCATCGTGCGCCAGTTCCCGTTCTCCTCGGCCCTGCAGAGGATGAGCGTGGTGGTGCGCAGGCTGGGGGAGAAGCGCATGGATGTCTACCTCAAGGGGGCGCCAGAGGTTGTAGCCAGCCTCTGTAAACAGGACACAG TGCCGGAAAGCTTCACAGAGACTCTGGAGTCCTACACCAGACAGGGGTTTAGGGTCATCGCCTTGGCACATCGCCAGCTGGAGGCCAAGTTATCCTGGCACAAAGTCCAGAGCCTGAACAG GGACCTGATAGAGAACAACATGGAGTTCCTGGGCCTCATCATCATGCAGAACAAGCTGAAGGAGGAGACGGCCGGGGTTTTGGAGGAGCTGCGGCAAGCTAACATCCGCATGGTGATGGTCACAG GTGATAATATGCTGACAGCCGTGTCGGTGGCCAGAGACTGTGGGATGATAGCCCCTCACGAGAGGGTGATCATAGCGGCTGCAGCGCCCCCCAGAGACACCCAGCCTGCCAGGATCAGCTGGCAGTACACCGACGACTGCGAGCAGCTCACCCACAAAGACAGCCAG ccGGTGGACATCAGTCTGGAGGAACATGCTTACAGCGAGCAGCCCAGGCAGCGCTTCCATTTTGCCATGAGCGGACGGTCCTTCGCTGTCATCACCGAGTACTTCCCTGACCTGCTCCAGAAG CTGCTCCTGCACACCACAGTGTTTGCCCGCATGGCCCCCGACCAGAAGACTCAACTGGTGGAAGTTCTACAAAGTCTGGA CTATACCGTGGGGATGTGTGGTGATGGTGCCAATGACTGTGGT gccCTGAAGAGAGCTCACAGTGGAATCTCCCTGTCAGAGCTGGAGGCATCGGTGGcctcccccttcacctcctccacctccaacaTCTCCTGCGTGCCCAACCTCATCag GGAGGGCCGAGCAGCTCTCATCACCTCGTTCTGTGTGTTTAAGTTCATGGCTCTGTACAGTATGATCCAGTACATTAGCGTCACCCTCCTCTACTCG GTCCTCAGCAACTTGGGAGACTTCCAGTTCCTCTTCATCGATGTCGCCATCATTCTGATCATTGCCTTTACAA tGAGTCTGAACCCGGCATGGAAGGAGTTGGTGTCTCGTCGTCCTCCGTCCAGCCTGATCTCTGGGCCGCTGCTGTTCTCGGTGCTGACCCAGATCCTCACCTGCCTGGCCTTCCAGGTGCTGGCCTTCCTCTGGGTCCGGGGCCAGAGCTGGTACGAGGTCTGGACGCCCCTCTCAGA TGCTTGCAATGTGTCCAGCAATAATCTCTCCCATGGCCCCAACATCACGTTGCCCCACGACCACAAGAACATCAGGAACTACGAGAACACCACACTCTTCTACGTCTCCTCCTTCCAGTACTTGACTGTGGCCATCATCTTCTCCAAGGGCAAGCCTTTCAGACAACCGAGCTACAAAAACT GGCCGTTCATGCTGTCCTGTCTGGGTCTGTACATCTTTCTCTGCCTCATCATGTTATATCCCGTTCCTGCCATCGACAACTTCCTGGAG attgtgtgtgttcctcatgcATGGCGCATGACAGTGGTGGTCATTGTCATTTTGAATACAGCTGTGTCTTTCCTGTTGGAG ACCTTGGTCCTTGACATCATCTTATGGAGGCTGGTGTTCAGCCGTGACAAGCTGGGGGGCAGCCATGACATGGCCTCTGCCACTCGCTCACCTCAG TCGAGCAACGACCGGTGGGGCTCGGCGATCCTCTCCTGGCTGTTTTGTCGGAAGAAGACCCCGAGAGCTCGCTACATGCACCTGACCCAAGAACTGCAGGACCATCCTGACTGGCCCCCCAAGCCCTCCACACTCACCTATGCCCCCAGCGCCCCCCACATCTCCGTCAGCCTGTGA